The DNA segment TGCTTTCGGGTCGACTCGGCGTTCCCCCCTTTCTCTGTGACCTCGACGTGGACCCGACCTGCGCCTTCAACCGTCGCGAGGTGATGCCCCTCGCCACCGTGTCGCTCTTCCGGCGCACCGTGACGTTCGACCTGTCCGTGCGCGCGCCCGCGGCGCAACGGGAGCCGGCCACGATCGACGCGGAAACGGCGGCCGTGCTCAACGTATGGGGCGCGAACTGAGGCGCGCGCGATCGACGCACGCCCGCGCCTGCGAGCCGGGGAGAGCCCGCTGACGGCGCCCGGCGGCGCGCCGGCGCCCTGCGCGGGCGAAGGCGTCCGCGACATCGCGCAGGCCGCGCGCGATCACGCTCCAGCGGTGCCATGACGCCTCGCTGCGGGGCAGCACGCCCCGCGTCGCGCGCGCCGTGACGCCCCCGCGCGGGTTGGCCGATCGACGTACGCCCGCGCCCGCGCGTGCGCGTCGTGCGCTCGCTTCGCGCGCGGAAGGCGCCTGGCATGCTTCGCGCAAACCCCGCAGACCGCACAGGCCAAGCGCCTCGACGGCGCTTCATCATTCCGTGAGAGGAGTCCCCGCATGAAGGCGACCGACCTATTGAAGGAGCATCACCAGGAAGTCGAAGAGCTCTTCGAGCGCATGTCGCAGGCTGACAACGACGAGATCAGCGCGCTCCGCGACGAGCTCGTGGCGACCCTCGTGAGCCACTCGGCCATCGAGGAGGAGCTCTTCTATCCCGAGAGCCGGGAGGCGCTCGGCGCCTCCCCCCTGATCCCGACCTCGTACGAGGAGCACGCGCTCGTCGACGTCATGTTGCAGAAATTGCTCAGCGCCGAGCCGGGTGACGAAACCTTTCACGCCAGGCTCGACGTGCTGAAGGAGCTCGTGCAGCACCACGTCGAGGAAGAGGAGAAGGAGCTCTTCCCCCAGGTCGAGAGCGCCATGGGCGCCGAGCGCCTCGAGGAGCTCGGCAGCCGCCTGGCCATGCGCTTCGGCCAGGTGCGCGAGAGCGACGTCGAGGCGCTCCTCGCTCGGAACGTCGCGAAGAGCATGCCCGCCGCCGGCCGCCGCGCGCGCGCAGCGAAGCCGCAGGCGCGCAAGGCGGCGGCCAAGCGTCCACCCGCGAAGCGCGCACCGAAGCGCGCGTCGACGCAGCGC comes from the Sorangium aterium genome and includes:
- a CDS encoding hemerythrin domain-containing protein, whose protein sequence is MKATDLLKEHHQEVEELFERMSQADNDEISALRDELVATLVSHSAIEEELFYPESREALGASPLIPTSYEEHALVDVMLQKLLSAEPGDETFHARLDVLKELVQHHVEEEEKELFPQVESAMGAERLEELGSRLAMRFGQVRESDVEALLARNVAKSMPAAGRRARAAKPQARKAAAKRPPAKRAPKRASTQRAEPARGAQKGRRTAATGRKKAAATPPTKTGRAAPARKASRPAKTSRTGRKGGRASSASAR